Genomic DNA from Alkalihalobacterium alkalinitrilicum:
TAATGGTCGTTTTACTATTACTTTCGTTTTACCATTTACCAGAGCTTCGAAAAGAAAAGTTCACCCCTCGTTTCAATGGAGTGAATTTAATGATCTCAATAGGAGTTGGTGTACTCGTTACAGCAATTGCTTTCAGTGCATTTGCATTAAGCAATACTAACGGTCTAACGCCAATCTCTGAATACTTTATTGAAAATTCCTACACTCTAGCAGCAGGTAAAAACATGGTTAACGTCATCTTAGTTGACTTCCGTGGTCTTGATACATTGCTAGAAGTACTCGTACTTGGAATTGCGGCTCTTGGTGTTGTTACATTAATTAAATTACGTATGACGGGGAGGGAAGATGTATGAGGACCAACAATGTAATGCTTCACACGATTACACGAATTGTAACCTTCATTATTCTTGTCTTCTCGGTCTACTTGTTCTTTGCTGGGCATAACAATCCTGGCGGTGGATTTATCGGTGGACTAATGACTGCAAGTGCTTTGTTACTAATGTATCTTGGATTTGATATGAAGACTGTCAAAAAGGCTATCCCGTTTAATTTTACGCATATGATTGCGTTTGGATTGTTAATCTCGATCATAACAGGATTTGGCAGCATGCTTTTTGGCTTTCCATTTTTAACTCAGTTTGATCAATATGTGACGATCCCGCTTCTAGGTGAGTTTCACTTAACAACTGCACTCCCGTTTGATTTAGGAATTTACCTAGTCGTAGTTGGGATTGCACTCTTAATTATTTTAACAATTGCGGAGGATGATGCTTAATGGAAATTTTAATGTCCATCACAGTTGGTGTCCTCTTTATGGTCGGAACGTATTTAATCCTGACGAAAAGTTTACTACGAGTTATCTTAGGTTTGATGCTCCTTTCGCACGGTGCACATTTATTACTACTCACTATGGCAGGATTAAAAAGAGGAGCTCCTCCTTTACTAGGACAAGAAGCTCCCTTTTATGCCGACCCGCTTCCACAAGCGCTAATATTAACAGCCATTGTAATTAGTTTCGGTGTAACGGCATTTTTACTCGTATTAGCTTATCGAACATATAAAGAGCACAAAACTGATGATTTAGATAAATTAAGGGGAACTGGCGATGAATAATTTAGTAATATTACCAATATTAATACCATTTATCATCGGAACTGTACTCATTTTATTTGCGAAATACCACACGCTTCAACGCGTCATTAGTGGGATAACCGTTTTTGCTCTTCTTGGTATATCGATTTATTTAGCCATCTTTGTTTATCAAGAAGGAATATTAACGTTAGAACTAGGTGATTGGCCAGCACCATTTGGTATCATACTAGTTGCGGATATGTTTGCAACGATGATGGTCATTCTTTCAAGTATTGTAGGGCTTGTATGTTTATTTTTTGCCTTTCAAACAATTTCAAGTGAACGTGAAAAGTTCTTCTTTTACCCTTTCTACTTCTTCCTTTTAACAGGGGTAAATGGTGCCTTTTTAACAGGTGACTTGTTTAACTTGTTCGTATTCTTCGAAGTTATGTTAATCGCTTCGTATATTCTAATTGTTATTGGTGGTACGAAATATCAACTACGTGAATCTTTAAAATATGTAGCTATTAATATATTCGCCTCCATTTTGTTCATTGTCGGTGTCGCTTATATATATGCGGCAACAGGAACATTAAATATGGCAGATTTAGCGGTAAAGGTTGCACTCTTAGAGCAACAAGGTGTATTGAACGTCATTGCAATTCTCTTTTTAATTGTATTTGCAATGAAAGGAGCACTATTCCCGCTCTATTTCTGGCTACCACGTTCCTACTACGGTCCACCTGCAGCAATTGCTGCCTTATTCGGTGGCTTATTAACAAAAGTAGGAATGTATGCGATCATTCGCATGTTTACATTAATTTTCAATCATGATCCTGGCTTTACACATACGGTCATTTTAATCCTAGCAGGATTAACAATGTTCTTTGGTGTATTAGGAGCTGTATCGCAATTCGATTTCAAACGAATTCTCTCTTATCACATCATTAGTCAGGTTGGTTACATGGTAATGGGTCTCGGTATCTTTACTCCACTTGCAATTGCAGGTGCGATCTATTATATCGCTCATCATATTATCGTAAAAGCTGCACTATTCCTCTTTGCAGGGGCTACGCAAAAGCTAACAGGAACGACGAACTTAAAAGAGATGGGTGGAATATTAAAAACACATCCATTACTTTCGTGGCTGTTTTTCATTTCAGCTATATCACTAGCTGGAATTCCACCACTGAGTGGGTTCTTTAGTAAATTTGCACTCATCTTAGCAGGCTTCCAAGAAGAACGGTATATCATTGTAACCGTTGCGTTAATTGTTGGTCTATTAACTCTCTTCTCGATGTTGAAAATCTTTATCTATGCTTTCTGGGGAGAGCAAAAGATGACTGAAAAGCAAGCAAAACAGAAAGTTGGAAAATTACTTCTCCCTATCGTACCATTAGTCATTTTAACCGTAGTGTTGGGCTTTTTCGCAGAACCGATCTTCTCGTATTCATTAGAAGTCGCAGAAGAGCTTTTAGACCCATCGATTTATATTAATTCTGTACTTAAGGAGTAGTTGCTATGGCTTTTCAAATCTTATTAAATGTCGTGCTTGCTTTTATATGGGCTTTCTTACAAAATAGCTATACTTTTGTCGACTTCTTCATAGGGTATCTCGTGGGTTTATTGATATTATTTGTTTTAAGGCGATTTCTTAAGTTTGATTTTTACTTCAGACGTGTCGTCGCGGTCATCAAACTCATCTTACTCTTTAGTAAAGAGTTGATATTAGCCAACTGGGATGTTATTAAAATTGTGTTGAGTCCAAAAATGGACATTCAGCCTGGAATTATAGCAGTTCCCACTAAGCTCAAAACAGAATGGGAGCTAACGTTACTCGCTTCTTTGATCTCATTAACACCAGGAACGTTATCAATGGATTTTTCAGATGACAATAAAATTCTTTATATTCATTCAATCCACGTTCCTGATAAAGACGAGATGATTAAACAAATACACAATACGTTTGAAAAAGCCATCATGGAGGTGACTCATTGATGCTACAAACTGTATTACAGATTGTTCTCATCATCATGTCCATTTCACTTTTCGTTTGCTTTATTCGTGCGATTATTGGACCTACGATGTCAGACCGTATAGTTGCTTTAGATACGTTCGGAATTAATTTAATTGGCTTTGTTGGAATTTTAATGATTATTCAAGAAACAACCGCCTATGCAGAAATTGTTCTAGTCCTCGGTATTCTTGCTTTTGTCGGTTCCATTGCACTAGCCAAGTTCTTAGAAAGGGGTGTTGTTTTTGATCGAGATAATAATTAGTGTCTTCGCCTTAATAGGAGGCCTTCTCAGCCTATTAGGAGCCATCGGTATGATCCGATTTCCCGATGTATACGGACGATTACACGCAGCCACTAAGAGTGCAACATTAGGCGTTATTTTAATCATGACAGCAACCTTCTTATTCTTTCTGCTTTATGAGCAACTGTTTGTTGCAAAAGTCTTATTAACGATCCTTTTCGTATTCTTAACCGCACCTCTTGCTGGGCAGATGATGTCAAGATCCGCCTATCGCACTGGTGTCCCACTATGGGAAAAAAGCATTCAAGACGATTTAAAAGCAAAAATGGACAAAGACAAGAAAAAAGTGAAAGCAAAAAGCTAAAGGGGATCACTCCTTTAGCTTTTTTTGTTGCACTTATTAATAGGATGTAGTAGTAGTAGTGGAGAAAGATTCGATAATTGGTTGGGTCGTAGGTTGCTATTAGGTTATTTCCGTTTTAGTGACCGTTTCGTATTTGTTTTAGATTTACGGGCTTTATTTCAACTCCTTGCGTTCCCGTTTCTCATAGTTTTATGATTTACGGGATCTATTCAACTCCTTTGATTTACCTTTATAACTTCATGTCAATCTATTTCTCCTTAATGTCACTTTAGCGGGCTTCCATACACACTGCATGTTTTAGAAAAGTTATAGTGTATAACGCACCGCTTTTATTATTTTGATCTCCTTTTCTACACAAAACAAAAAACTGATCGCTATCGTGAGTGATCATTTCTTCGTTCATAAAATTATTTTAATTTTGTTCAGCAAACTTCACCGCTTCGGCTAATAAATCGACGATATGAACGGCACGGACTTCTTTCGTTAACTTTTCACGTTCTACGCCCGCT
This window encodes:
- a CDS encoding Na+/H+ antiporter subunit E, whose protein sequence is MAFQILLNVVLAFIWAFLQNSYTFVDFFIGYLVGLLILFVLRRFLKFDFYFRRVVAVIKLILLFSKELILANWDVIKIVLSPKMDIQPGIIAVPTKLKTEWELTLLASLISLTPGTLSMDFSDDNKILYIHSIHVPDKDEMIKQIHNTFEKAIMEVTH
- a CDS encoding Na+/H+ antiporter subunit D, which gives rise to MNNLVILPILIPFIIGTVLILFAKYHTLQRVISGITVFALLGISIYLAIFVYQEGILTLELGDWPAPFGIILVADMFATMMVILSSIVGLVCLFFAFQTISSEREKFFFYPFYFFLLTGVNGAFLTGDLFNLFVFFEVMLIASYILIVIGGTKYQLRESLKYVAINIFASILFIVGVAYIYAATGTLNMADLAVKVALLEQQGVLNVIAILFLIVFAMKGALFPLYFWLPRSYYGPPAAIAALFGGLLTKVGMYAIIRMFTLIFNHDPGFTHTVILILAGLTMFFGVLGAVSQFDFKRILSYHIISQVGYMVMGLGIFTPLAIAGAIYYIAHHIIVKAALFLFAGATQKLTGTTNLKEMGGILKTHPLLSWLFFISAISLAGIPPLSGFFSKFALILAGFQEERYIIVTVALIVGLLTLFSMLKIFIYAFWGEQKMTEKQAKQKVGKLLLPIVPLVILTVVLGFFAEPIFSYSLEVAEELLDPSIYINSVLKE
- a CDS encoding Na(+)/H(+) antiporter subunit F1, which translates into the protein MLQTVLQIVLIIMSISLFVCFIRAIIGPTMSDRIVALDTFGINLIGFVGILMIIQETTAYAEIVLVLGILAFVGSIALAKFLERGVVFDRDNN
- a CDS encoding Na(+)/H(+) antiporter subunit C, whose translation is MEILMSITVGVLFMVGTYLILTKSLLRVILGLMLLSHGAHLLLLTMAGLKRGAPPLLGQEAPFYADPLPQALILTAIVISFGVTAFLLVLAYRTYKEHKTDDLDKLRGTGDE
- a CDS encoding Na(+)/H(+) antiporter subunit B, which codes for MRTNNVMLHTITRIVTFIILVFSVYLFFAGHNNPGGGFIGGLMTASALLLMYLGFDMKTVKKAIPFNFTHMIAFGLLISIITGFGSMLFGFPFLTQFDQYVTIPLLGEFHLTTALPFDLGIYLVVVGIALLIILTIAEDDA
- the mnhG gene encoding monovalent cation/H(+) antiporter subunit G, with protein sequence MIEIIISVFALIGGLLSLLGAIGMIRFPDVYGRLHAATKSATLGVILIMTATFLFFLLYEQLFVAKVLLTILFVFLTAPLAGQMMSRSAYRTGVPLWEKSIQDDLKAKMDKDKKKVKAKS